The genomic stretch CCAGTTATAGGTTGTATTGTATATTTCGAAACCACTAGGAATTTTGCTCCATAGTTCCCATCCGAACATCGCATTCTGACCGCTTCCATTATTAATATCTCCACCTAAAGATTTGGCATCATATTGAACTGAAAAGATAATTTCGTCATTTATTTCATTACCTTCTTTGAATACTTCCTGGAAGGAAGGGAGAAGACGATATTCTCCACTATTGATTACTTCGTCCGCTAGTGATGCAGCTTTAGTGAAATCATCGGAATCAGCATAGCTTTTATAACCTCGAGTTAAATAAACCAGGCTTAATAAGTTTTTGCATGCTCCTTGAGTGGCACGGCCAAACTCAGCAGCTTTAATCGGAAGCTTACTGACTACTGCACTTAGCTCATTGATGATGTATTTATATATATCAGCCTCGGGAATGCGGTCAAAGTGTGTAATGGCTGATGTAATTTCATCCTCAACCAAAGGTACGTCACCGAACTGTTCAACTAAAAGAAAATAATAATAAGCACGAAGGAATCTTACTTCGGCATTTGATTGAACTATTTCTGTTTCTGAAATTCCGTTTACTGCGTTTGCTCGGGCTAGAGCTGTATTACATGCTTGTATGGAATAATATAAGTCTGCATAATGGTCTTTTACACAAGGGTTTTCGGCATCCAATTCTGCATATTCGTTCAGTTGGCGGCTTTGGGTGTCTCGTCCTCCGTAACTACCTCCAATTAATTCACTTTCACCGCGAGTAAATATATCTGTACCTAGACAATACAACCAAGGCTCGTCTCCCCAAACTGTTCTTAAAGTAGAATAAGCAGCGTTTACTAAAGAACGGTATCCGTCAGCTGTTACGAAATAATTTTCTGCAGTTATATTGCTCTGGTTCTTTTCTTCTAGAAAGTTGTCACAAGATACAGTTATAGAAGCGATGAATAGTAGAGCAGATAATTTTATTTTTGTTTTCATATTGTTGTTTTTTTAGAATGCAAGTTTTACACCAAATAAAAAAGTTCTTGTACTTGTAGCTTCTCCCCACGTATTTTGAGTTGCCCATTCTGGATCAAATCCTTTGAAAGAAGTGAAAAGGAATGGATTGTTGGCTGTAGCATATAATTTCAGCCTTTTAATTCCTATAGGTTTCAGCAGCGACATGGGGAAAGTATATCCTAGTGTGATATATCCTACTCTTACGAAAGATACATCTTGATAGCACATGGAAGAAAAATATTTTCCTTTATTTCCTGGTTGAGGGTATTTATTTGTCGGATTGGTTTCAGTCCAATAATCAACTTTAGCTTGGTTGTAATTACCATCATATGCCATAAACGAAGAAACAAATGTACTGTTTAACTGGGCACCTTGACGGGTATATACATTGAAAGCCAAATCCCAGTTTTTATAAGTAAATGTATTGGTGATACTTCCTGTCCATTTGGGTAGCTGTTGCCCTAGAATCACTTTATCTTTTGCATCAATGACATTATCATGATTTTGATCTTTCACCTTTACTTGTCCCGGTGTCTGGCCATATATGGCTGCTTTATCGGCTTCGGATGTCTGCCATATTCCATCAAATTCATAGTCATAATTTACATTGATAGCCTCTCCAATAAACCATTTGTTACCGATATCATCTTTTTTCCCTCCGTACAATTCAAGGATTTCATTTTTATTGGTATCAAAAATTATATTTGTCTGCCAGGAAAAATCACTTGTTTGGACATTTATTGTATTTATAGATAACTCAAGCCCTGTATTTCTCACCTTTCCAATATTGTCCCAAACAAAAGTCCATCCTGTGGTGCTAGGTAACTGGCGTTCCATAATCAGATCTTTAGAGGTGCGTTGATATACGTCCAATGAACCATTAATACGGTTTCTGAAGAAACCAAAATCTAAACCGATGTTGAATTCCTGTGTCCGTTCCCAAGTTAATTTACTATTAGCAAGACCGTTTTTATAATAAGAAGTTGAAACATCACCTCCAAAATCGTAATTCCTATTTGACACATTAGACTGTGTCCCATAAATACTAACAGCATCGTTGCCCGTAACACCATAGCTAAGACGCAACTTTAAACTACTGATGAAATCCACTTTCTTTATAAATTCCTCTTCACCCAACATCCATGCAAATGCGGCTGAGGGGAAAAATGCCCATTTATTACCATCGGCCAATCTGGATGAGCCGTCATAACGTCCCGAAACAGTGAAAAGATATTTATCCATAAATGAATATTGAATACGACCTAAAAATGAGGCAAGACTAGTCTGCTGATAGTCTGTTTGTGATGCTTGAATATCGGTTGATGCAACTGCGTCCAAGTTATACCACTTACTATTATAAGGTAAGTTTCTTGCTTTTTGATAAGAGGATTCCCATTGTTGGTATTGAATGCTTTGGACAAGGTTTACATTCAGACTATGTTTTCCGAAACGTTTGTCATAAGTCGCTTGATTGTCCCATACATATCCCCAATGGTTGTTGGTTTCATATACGGCACTTGTATTGTCGGTTTTTCCAGCTCCTCCATTCTTGCACCACATACCATAATATTCTCCATTGCGTTTGTTCAACATTTGTGGCGAGAATTGAGTGCGGAAGTTCAATCCTTTGATGGGTTCGAATTTCAGGTAGATATTACCGAAAGCGCGGAATCGTTTTTTTTCACGCCATTCACCATCTTCTGTACTTTCATAAAGGGGATTAGTTACGGCATCATTACGGAATACGCGAAATAACATGTTTCCTTCGTCATCGTATGGAGCCGCTACGGAAGGTAACCGGAAGGCGGAACGCAATGTTTCATAACTCCCTTCATTTTGAATGCTGTAAGTGAAATACAAACTTCCTCCTGCTTCCCATTTATCTGTAAATTTCCGGTTGATATTCAGATGCATATTATATCGATCATAATCCTGCCCTTCAATTGTTCCGTTTTCTTTTAATTGTCCCAAACCGATAGAGAAAGTTCCTTTATCATCGCCGCCTGAAGCTGTAATGGTATTGCTGGTTTGGAAGCCTTTACGTAATACTAAATCAACCCAGTCTGTATAAATACCATGATCTATTCTGTTCCATTCTTCCGGAGTAAAGAATTCAGCATTGCTACGATCCGTGCTCCGGCCTAACTGATGGTATAAATCGGTACGAAATTTTACGTATTCATCTCCTTCCATCATCTCAGGTAAATGACTGGCTTCTTTAAAACCTACATTTCCTTCATACTGAATGGATACTTTGCCTTTTTCTCCTCTCTTGGTTGTTACAATTACTACACCATTAGCGCCACGGGAACCATATATAGCCGTAGCTGAAGCATCTTTCAATACATCTATAGTTTCAATATCACTGGGGTTTAAGTCGTTCATTCCTTCAGAAGTAGGAATACCATCAATGACATATAAAGGACCACTATTTTTATTCTTAATGGAACTGACACCTCTGATCTGAATACTATAACTCCCTCCCGGACGTCCGGCATTCTTCTGGATGTTTACACCAGCTATTCTACCCTGTAAAGCATCGGCTGCGGATGGAGTAGATCCAGCAGTGAGGACGGAAGTATTGACGGAGCTGACAGATCCTGTAATGTCTCTTTTTTTCATCGTACCATAGCCTACTACCACCACTTCGTCAAGAGTTTCTGTATCTTCTTTCAATATTATATTAAGTTCTTTCTTTCCGGAAACTTTCACTTCTTGAGAAACATACCCGATATAAGTAATCTGTAAAATGGCATCTTTTGGAGTATCCAGAACGAACCGCCCGTCTATATCTGTGATTGTACCTGTTGACTGGCCTTTTACGATGACATTGGCACCGATTATCGGTTCGCCATTCGCATCTTTTACAATACCTGTCACCTTAATTTGTCCTTGCTGTATTCCTTGCACAATCTCAGTAGAAAGAATAATTTTCTTTTCAAGCACTGAATACTTCACATTCGTCCCTGCGAAGATCTGGTCTAGTATCTTGAATATATTATTGTTGTTTGCCGAAACTGATACAATACGTTTCAGATCTACGTGTTTATTGTTGAAGAAGAAATCAAACCCCGATTCTTTTTTCAGCTTTTCCAACACAGTGCCAACTGTTTCATTACGTACTTCAAGACTGATCATGGTCTTTTGCGCATACGACTCTGCCGCATAAGTCATACTTAACGAACAGATTAAAAAGAGTACACTTAGTTTCATAGGTAATGGAGTTTTATTTAAGATTAACCTACACGACTTTATCATCCATAATAATTGGACGCTAAAATAATTTTTCATAATTTTGTAATTGAGATAAAGTTAATAAAATGTTGTCTTTGCTTGTCGCCAAACAAGCATAGAAAGATGATTTTTCATACGGGGTGATACGCCAATATCCTCCCGTATGTTTTTTGTTTAGGGAGCCTGTTGTCTGTTCATTTTTCTAGTATTTAAATTAAGGGTTAAACGTATATTAGTACACTTCTATTTTCAGCTTTTCCGTCTTTATATCTGCACTGTCAATGTACCGCCATCGTATACGGGAAGAAATCCGGAAATATTCCATAATACGCTCCAGGCGCTGATGGGTGAATGTTCCTGTGAACGAACAGCCTTTTAGTTCTTTGTTGGATAATACGAATTCCACATTGAACCGCTTGCCAAGCATGTGCAGCACTTCATTCAGCGGAGTGTCATTAAAGATGAGCTTACCGTCTTTCCATGAAATCTCCGATTCGCCCGAAGTGACGTAGCACTTGATATCCCCGGTTTGTGGGGAATAAACTAACTTCTGTCTGGGGGAGAGCATACTCTTTTGAAATTTTCCTTTGTTATTCTTATAAATAAACCCTACGCTGCCTTTGATAAGCGTGGTGGAAATGGGAGTTTCATTACCGTATGCTTCCACATTGAAACTTGTTCCGTACACCTCCACCTGAGAATGATGAGGGGTGGAGACGATGAATCGTTTCCGGGGATGATGGGTCACATCGAAATAAGCTTCACCGTTTAACTCCACTTGGCGTACATCGCCGGCGAAAAAGGTGGGATAGCGGAGTGAGGATTCCGAATTGAGGTGAACTACCGTGCTGTCCGGTAACAGGACGGAGGTAGTCATGCCTGCATTGGTTTTTATTTCCACCATCTGAGCGGTGACTACCGGCTGCCGTCTGCCCGGATACAGAGCCAATACACCTATCAGGAGGGGAACGGACAGGATGGCCGCAATGCGTTGTGTCCATCCCCACCAGGACAGGTTTCTAACTTTTGTTTTGCTTTTTACCTTATCTAACGCTTTTTCCGTATCTATTTTCTTTGTGATATGCTGTGTGTCTACAGCCAGATAGAGCGTATTCAGCTGCCTGGCTATATGTAAATGTTCCTCGTCGGCATTCAGCCATGCTTCTATCTGTTCATTTTCCGGAGGAGTGGTTTTCCCTTCGAAATATTTAGTTAACAAAGTTTCTATATCGGTATGGTTTTCCATAAATTATGCTTTAATTTCTTCCTTTATATTATTAAGACAAGCGAGAATGAAAGGTATCTAAACGAAAAATGCTTTTTTTTCAAAAAAAAGTTTTTTCCGATAAAAACCGCTATCTTTGTGCGCAAGGAAAACAGTTATTATACTATGAATCATACCGTCGAAGACTTGTCTTTGCTTAATGCTCTCCGACAGGGGGATGGTAATGCTTTTGACCATTTATTCAGAAGATACTATCCTATGCTGTGTGCCTATGCCCACCGGTTGGTATCGTTGGAAGATGCCGAAGAGATTGTTCAGGAGGTAATGTTATGGCTATGGGAGAATCGTGGGGATTTGATAATCGAGTCTTCATTGAATCAGTATTTGTTCAAAATGACTTATCGGAGGGTCTTGAACCACTTGACGCGGGAACAGGTGAAAACCAAGGCTGAAGCTGCCTTTTATGAGAGGACACAGGCGGCATTGTGTGAAGTGGACTATGCTCGTTTTGAGGAATTGGACCGGAAAATAAAGGAGGCGATGGCTGCTCTGCCCGACAGTTATCGGGAGGCTTTTGTGATGCATCGCTTTAAGGAACTGAGTTATAAAGAAATTGCCGAAGTGCTGGATGTGTCACCACAGACGGTGGCTTACCGCATCCAGCAGGCATTGAAGCTGCTTCGTGTTTCCTTAAAGGATTATTTGCCCATGCTGGTATGGCTGGTGGGCTGAAAAGTACCTCTCCCGAAGTTTTCCCAGTTTTTTCCTTCAAATCCTTCAGCCTCTTCGCAAACGCTCGTCAATAAAGAAAAGCGGCTGAAGGATTTCCTCCCGGAATTCCTTCAGCCTAGTGTAGAAGTTTCAGCTCTTTATGGTTTGAGCTTCGTTTGTAGAAGTTTTCTATTATATTGTTTCGTTGTATATTTACTTTATTGTCAGGTCCGTGTCGTTTGTTGCCGATACGTTTTCCGTTTCGTTCTTCGGTTCGGGCAGTTTCTCTTTTCCGTAGAATCCCGGCATCGGTTCATAGATGGGGTTACGTGGAATGGAGATATTGCGCAGTTTTTTGTCTTTCGCCAGTTGGGCGATATAACGTCCTGCGGTGGCGCGTGTCAGTCCGCATAACGATTCAAACTTCCGGCGTGTCAGCACGCTGTTTGTCAGGAAGTATTCCGTCAATGCCTCGTCTATACTCTCTTTTGTCACCGGCATGGAGTGCGGCTTGTATTTCGAACGCTCGGTCTTAACGTCGCTCAACTGATGCTTCAGGTATTTGTCCGCACGGAATGTCACCGATTTGAATTTCACCTTGTTGGCACGTGTGGAGCTTGGTGTCCGTGTCTCGGGGCAGGTAAGCGATATATGGAAATACCCTATCCCTTCGATGTGCACCCGGGCGCCGTCTTTCAAGTAATAGGCCAGTTTCTCGCTGAGCGAGATGATGGTTGCCTTGATGTCTGCCACGGTGAGCGAGGAGCCGTACTGTATTTCCCGTGCCAGATAGTCGGTGTTGATGCGCTGCCAGTTTACTACACGGGCGTGATAGCGCTTCTTGCGCGTACCTATCGTATTGGGTGATTCATAAAATTCAAATTTGATAGCCATTCGCTTATTTGTTTTTATCCGGTTGTTTATGCTTTCTTGTACGGAAGAGTTTGCTGCAACTTCCTTTCAGGTTAATCATTTCACTTAGGTGATGAAATTATATCACTAAAGTGATGAAGTTGTATCACTCAAGTGATGAAACTTCATCATTCCAGTGAAATGATTAACTTGACGGTGCAAAAGTATGAAATAGTCTTGATAAAAACGAATAATTTCCCAGTTATTTTCGCTTAGTCACTTTTTTGCAGTAGTGTGTAGTAAATGCTTGTAAAAGAGTATTTTGTATGTTATCTTTGTGATATTACACAACCCCAAATAATGAAAAAGGATGAAAAAATTAGTGGAAAAATTACTGAATTGGTGCAAAAAGAGTATGAAAATGAGGATATGCGTGGGAAAAAGTGCGAATCCGGAAAGAGTGTTGCCTTCAATGGCTATGGAAACGGTGGGCGAAACTGTTCTTCCAGCGGCTGTCGAGGCAGTTGGTATGGCAGAAACTATCGATGAAAAGGCGGTTTCTGGCAAATCGGGGCGCAAGAAACCGGAGAATATGCTGGAGGCCTTGCAGTGCTTTTTGACCGCACGGTATGATTTTCGTTATAACCTTCTCACCGAACAGACGGAGTATCGTGGAAAAGAGATGCCGGATGAAGAGTATGGTATAGTGGCTCAACGTGATTTGAATACATTCTGCCTGGAGGCGCGTACCGGAGGCATCAATTGCTGGGATAAGGATGTGAGCCGTTTGCTCCATTCCAGAAAGGTGGAAAACTATCATCCTTTTCTGCATTATATGAACCACTTGCCTCAATGGGACGGGGTGGATCGTGTTACTCCGCTGGCCGTGCGTATATCGCGTAAACCGATGTGGGTGAAAGGGTTTCACCGTTGGATGCTGGGTGTTGCTGCCCAATGGCTGGGGCAGGCACAGGATTGCGCCAATGCGGTGGCGCCTATGTTGGTGAGCCGTGAGCAGGGGAAGCGCAAGTCTTCTTTTTGCAAGATTTTGATGCCTAAGGAACTTACACCTTATTATATAGACAAGTTCGACCTGACGAGCGAGAGTGGATGTGAACAGAAACTTTCGCTTTTCGGACTGATCAATATGGATGAGTTCGATAAGTACCGTGCCGGACAGATGCCTGCTTTGAAGAATCTGATGCAGATGACCACACTGACTTTCCGCAGGGCACATCGTCCGGCATTCAGTCATCTGCCTCGTATCGCCTCTTTCATCGGTACGTCCAATATGACGGACCTGCTGACTGATCCCACAGGAAGCCGCCGTTTTCTTTGTGCGGAGGTGGATGATAAGATTGACTGCACACCGCCCGATCATGTGCAATTGTTCGCTCAGTTGAAAGCGGAGTTAGTCGGGGGAGAGCGTTACTGGTTCTCGGAAGAGGAAGAGAAGGAGATACAGCATAGCAATCGGAATTTTTATAAAATGCCTGCCGAGCAGGAACTGTTTTTGCGTTGTTTCCGGATGCCGCAAGAAGGGGAGCTGTCCAAGCCCTATACCACGACGGATTTGTTCAATTATTTGCAGAAGCATTATCCGGCAGCCATGCGCGGGGTGACTCCGAATCGGTTGGGCAGGATGATGGTTGCATTAGGAATACAACGCATTCATACCGAGTATGGCAATGTGTACCGGCTGGTGAAGCTGAAGGATTCTTCCGCGGCCTGAAGCTTTTTCCCGGTGTGATCTTTCAGCCGGAACGCCCTCCGGCAAAGGGTTTGCGGGAGGGATGAAGCTTTTGAAGGATTTTTCAGGGGGAATCGCATAAGGCGAAATAAATGAAAAAGATTGCTTAGCGATTTGTTTGTTCGACTTTTTTAGTGGTGGCGTTTTTATCTATAAAAACACGAGAAGTGACAGTTTACATATTTATTACATTGTTTCTTCTTGTGATTGTCTGGAAACGAGATGCTCCAAGTATCATGCTGCTCCGGGAGATACTTTACAGTTGAAAGTTTTCTTCCAGTCGGACAGTATAGGGGTGTTTGTCCGTGAACTTTATATTTATGGCAACTTTCCCTCTTTGCCACTTAGTCTGACGGTGGAGGGCGATTGCATATAAGGCAAGCTCATAGCATATAAGAGAAAGAATTAACAGGATAATTTTGTTTTTATCGAAGGTTTATTACTAACTTTGCTCTACCATCGTAATATGGATGAAAAGCACAACCGATATACAAATGAGCAAAATACCTGGAAATTCTTTTAATGATATCTATACCTCTTATTATAAGAAGTCTTTTTTCTTTGCCAAATCATACGTTCATAATGATTTGGCAGCAGAAGATATTGCCTCCGAGGCATTAATAAAGTTGTGGGAAAAGTTGAAGGCCGAGCCTGTTGAAGAGAAATATATCTTACCGTTGTTACTGACAATTTTGAAGAACAAGGCTTTGGACTATCTAAAGCACGAGGAGGTAAAACGCAGTGCTTTTGAAGTGATGGTCGACTGGCAACAACAGGAATTGTCTATCCGTATGTCTGCCTTGGAAGCGTGCAATCCTGATGAGATTTTTTCGGAAGAAGTGGAAAAAATCATCAGTGCTACTTTAAGCACCTTGTCGGAACAGACGCGACGGGCGTTTATTTTGAGCCGTTTTGAAAATAAATCTAATAAAGAGATTGCCGAAGAGATGGAAATCTCTATAAAGGGGGTGGAATATCATATATCAAAAGCATTGAAAGTACTGCGGGTGACTTTAAAAGATTATCTTCCTTTATTTTATTTCTTCTTTTATTATTAAGCCTGACCGGATGGGGATACGGATGTTTTTGAGGACAAAAACGATTTTTATATATTTTTCTTCATTTTCTTTTAGGGTAATTTCTTCTTGAGTCGTTTCTAATAAAACAGCATAGAATATGAATCCTGAATTATTGCAAAAATATATAGCCGGAAATGCTACTGAAGTCGAAAAGCAGCGTGTGACCGGATGGATACAGGAAAATCCTGAGAATATGCGTGAATATATGGCACAACGGAAGTTGCATGACATGGCATTGTGGCGTACGGAACCTGTGGCGGAGGAGAATAGCCGGGAAAGGAAACATTTCTCGTTACGCGGAATATGTATGGAAGCTGCCAAGATAGCAGCGGTATTGGCGATCGTCTTGTTGGGTACACATTATTGGACAGGAAAACATCAGGTACCGGAAGACAAAACATGGCAGTCCATTTATGTGCCGGCGGGCCAACGGGCGGAATTGATGTTGGCGGATGGTACGAAAGTCTGGTTGAACTCACGCAGTACCTTGACTTTCCCGGGAAGTTTCAAAGGGGATATCCGAAATGTGAAATTGGATGGTGAGGGTTACTTTGCGGTGACAAAGAATGTGGAACAGCCTTTTATTGTAGAAACGAACAAATGTAATGTGAAGGTGCTGGGTACAGAGTTCAATGTAATGGCTTATGCAGCGGATAGCGTATGGGAAACTTCTTTGTTGGAAGGTGCTGTCGAAATTTTAGTGCCCGGTTCGAATAACAGTGGAATGAGGCTGGAACCGAACACGATGGCCAGCTTGAAAGGCAACAGACTGGTAAAAGGACGCATCAAGGAGGCCGATTATTTTTTGTGGCGTGAGGGCTTGCTTTGTTTTAATGATATATCCGTACGTGATATGATAGAGAAACTGAAACTGTATTATGGGGTGGATATTGTGGTAAATAATACCCGGATTTTAAAGAACCGTTATACAGGTAAATTCCGCACGAAAGATGGAGTGGAACACGTACTGAAAGTTTTGAGACTCAATAATAAGTTTACTTATACAAAGGATGATGAGACGAATGTGATAACAATTAATTAACCCTTAAAAGAGAATATGCCTATGAAATAACACACATGGTCTAAAAAGGAAATGGGATAGTGCTGCAACACCATCCCATGGAAACGTCAATTACGTATTGACAATTTTTTTCTCAAATAATCTTAAGTTGAACCTAAAATTAGTAATGCAAATATATGAAAAATATTTTGTATCAGGAATCTATTGTAGAAATTAAACATTTATTCCGTATGATGAGAAACACACTCTTAGCCCTGTTTGTCTTTGCCGGAACAGCTTTTGCCACTGAGTCTTATTCTCAGACAATGAAGGTGACTGTTGTGGCGGATAACGTGTCAACAGGCAAGGTAATCAGTGAAATAGAAAAACAGACAGATTATCTGTTTGTGTATAATGTGAACGAGGTGAATCTGAAGCGCAATGTGAAGGTAAATGCGCAGAACAAATCTGTAGCTGAAGTGCTGAATAAGGTTTTTGAAGGTACTGATATTTATTATGCCATGGAGGGTAAGAATATCATGCTGATGAGCAAGGCGAAAGATGGGGAAGCAGCCCAGCAAGCAAATAAGATCACAGGTATTGTAAAGGATGCAACTGGTGAACCGATCATCGGTGCCAATGTAATGGTGAAGGGTCAGTCAATAGGTACAATTACAGATATAGATGGGCGGTTTGTGTTGGATGCCCCGAAAGATGCCGTTTTACAGATTACTTATATTGGGTATGTTTCTCTAGAAGTGAAAGCTTCTGGAAATAAAGAACTTAATGTAGTATTGAAGGAAGATACAGAAACTCTGGATGAAGTGGTGGTTGTGGGATATGGCGTACAGAAAAAAGTGAATCTGACAGGATCTGTATCAAGTGTGACTTCTGAATCGTTAGACAGTCGTCCTATAACTCAAACTTCACAAGCTTTGGCAGGTTTGTCCAGTGGCATAATGGTTACTCAATCTTCTGGACGTCCTGGGGGAGATCAAGCTTCCTTAAAAGTTCGTGGAGTTGGAACTTTTTCTAGTGCTGGTTCGGATCCTTTGGTATTAATTGATGGTCTTTCAGGTTCAATGAACGATGTTGACCCTAATAATATTGAAAGTATTTCTGTATTGAAGGATGCAGCTTCTGCTGCCATTTATGGTACGAGAGCTGCCAATGGTGTGATTTTGATTGAAACAAAGCGTGGAAAGAAAGGTAAAACTCAAGTATCTTACAATGGATATATAGGGTGGCAATCAGCAACACAACTTCCAGATTTTTTAGATTCTTGGGATTACGCTGCAATGAGAAATGAAGCAGATGAAAATGATGGACTTTCTGCTACTTATTCACCGGAAGAAATTCAAAAGTTCAGAAATGGAACGGATCCGGATAATTATCCAAATGTAAATCATTTGAAAGATTTGGTAACTTCTGGTAGCGGATTTCAAACAGGACACAATGTAACTTTAAGCAGTGGTGGAGAAAAATTAGCATATTTATTTTCTATAGGCTATCTGCATCAAGATGGTATTGTAGCAGAAAATTCGTATTCTAAATATAATTTTCAACTGAACATAGATAATCAAATTCTGAGTAATTTGCATTTAAAGGCTAATTTAAGTGGATATTCTTCAACAATCGATGAACCTTATACAGGAGATGGAGATATGAGCAGAATGATTGGTTTAGCTGTTCGCGAGTATGCTGCTATACCAGGGCGCAAAAGTGATGGT from Phocaeicola dorei encodes the following:
- a CDS encoding RNA polymerase sigma-70 factor, yielding MKSTTDIQMSKIPGNSFNDIYTSYYKKSFFFAKSYVHNDLAAEDIASEALIKLWEKLKAEPVEEKYILPLLLTILKNKALDYLKHEEVKRSAFEVMVDWQQQELSIRMSALEACNPDEIFSEEVEKIISATLSTLSEQTRRAFILSRFENKSNKEIAEEMEISIKGVEYHISKALKVLRVTLKDYLPLFYFFFYY
- a CDS encoding FecR family protein, whose translation is MNPELLQKYIAGNATEVEKQRVTGWIQENPENMREYMAQRKLHDMALWRTEPVAEENSRERKHFSLRGICMEAAKIAAVLAIVLLGTHYWTGKHQVPEDKTWQSIYVPAGQRAELMLADGTKVWLNSRSTLTFPGSFKGDIRNVKLDGEGYFAVTKNVEQPFIVETNKCNVKVLGTEFNVMAYAADSVWETSLLEGAVEILVPGSNNSGMRLEPNTMASLKGNRLVKGRIKEADYFLWREGLLCFNDISVRDMIEKLKLYYGVDIVVNNTRILKNRYTGKFRTKDGVEHVLKVLRLNNKFTYTKDDETNVITIN